In Sporosarcina psychrophila, a genomic segment contains:
- the rbsK gene encoding ribokinase: MITVVGSVNMDLVVQTDVFPKQGETVLGQLFTTVPGGKGANQAVAAARLGGNVHMVANVGNDGFGEELLENLKGNSVDVSGVTESTGVATGIANILLSDGDNRIIVVPGANYELTPACIDEMKETIRASKLVLLQLEIPIPTIIHTLKNCADLNVPVLLNPAPAGGFQNEFMSYLTYLTPNETECEQIFGPDMEAALESYPNQLIVTLGSAGARYYDGEKHVIIEGFKTDVVDTTGAGDTFNGAFAYAIVEGFELTEAVTFANAAASLSVEKFGAQGGMPARADVELRLGSDWR; this comes from the coding sequence ATGATTACGGTTGTCGGTAGCGTCAATATGGATTTAGTTGTGCAAACGGATGTTTTCCCAAAACAAGGCGAAACAGTTTTAGGTCAATTATTCACCACGGTGCCAGGAGGCAAAGGAGCCAATCAAGCAGTGGCTGCAGCCCGTCTTGGCGGGAATGTCCATATGGTGGCAAATGTTGGTAATGATGGTTTTGGTGAGGAATTACTGGAAAACTTGAAGGGCAACTCAGTAGACGTTTCCGGAGTAACGGAGAGTACGGGGGTAGCTACTGGCATTGCCAATATATTGTTGTCGGATGGAGATAACCGAATCATCGTCGTACCAGGTGCGAATTATGAACTGACGCCTGCATGCATTGATGAAATGAAAGAAACGATTCGAGCAAGTAAACTTGTTTTACTGCAACTTGAAATACCGATACCGACAATTATACATACGTTGAAAAACTGCGCTGATCTGAATGTTCCTGTGTTATTGAATCCGGCACCTGCTGGAGGTTTCCAAAATGAATTTATGTCATATCTTACGTACCTAACACCGAATGAGACAGAATGTGAACAAATTTTTGGGCCGGATATGGAGGCTGCGTTGGAAAGTTATCCAAATCAATTAATTGTTACACTCGGCAGTGCAGGAGCTCGTTATTATGATGGTGAAAAGCATGTCATCATTGAAGGTTTTAAGACAGACGTTGTCGATACGACAGGAGCAGGTGACACGTTCAACGGTGCATTTGCGTATGCGATTGTCGAAGGATTTGAATTGACTGAAGCGGTTACGTTTGCAAACGCTGCCGCATCTTTATCCGTCGAGAAATTTGGTGCACAAGGTGGTATGCCGGCGCGCGCTGACGTAGAACTGCGACTCGGGAGTGATTGGCGATGA
- a CDS encoding LacI family DNA-binding transcriptional regulator, giving the protein MANIRDVAKESGVSVATVSRFINQKGYVSKEAKEVIGRAIKELDYKPNLVARSLSTKQTKLIGLIVPDIMNPFFPELARAVEDVALTYDYTVVLCNSDEKAEKEIHYIETLRQKYVAGFIVTTNQLQASHYQNLDIPVVALDRTIDASIPTVSSNNKEGARLGTAHLIEQGCQHIVCMRGPTGLGPADDRLDGFLEAVEGKEIVTHIIECPFHFEQSEEIARKFLSEHKGIDGVFASSDVSAAGVLKAAHSLGIIVPDELQIVGFDGIALGGMLSPGLTTVAQDIYKLGALVTRMLIKLIEEIELEEKEIQVPVKLIIRGTTRSEQ; this is encoded by the coding sequence TTGGCCAATATTCGGGATGTAGCGAAAGAGTCCGGTGTTTCAGTAGCGACTGTTTCACGCTTTATAAACCAAAAAGGATATGTTAGTAAAGAAGCAAAAGAGGTTATTGGACGGGCAATCAAAGAATTGGATTATAAACCGAACCTTGTTGCGCGATCATTAAGTACGAAGCAAACGAAACTTATTGGCTTAATTGTACCGGATATTATGAATCCGTTTTTCCCAGAGCTTGCTCGTGCAGTGGAAGATGTTGCACTAACTTATGACTATACGGTCGTGTTGTGCAATTCGGATGAAAAAGCAGAAAAAGAAATCCACTATATTGAGACATTAAGGCAAAAATATGTAGCGGGTTTCATCGTCACAACGAATCAGTTGCAAGCGAGTCATTATCAAAATTTGGATATACCAGTGGTTGCACTGGATCGTACGATAGATGCTTCGATACCGACAGTTTCATCGAACAACAAAGAAGGTGCACGGTTAGGAACTGCCCATTTAATTGAACAAGGTTGTCAACATATCGTCTGCATGCGTGGACCGACAGGACTTGGACCGGCGGATGACCGATTAGACGGTTTTTTAGAGGCTGTAGAAGGTAAGGAAATAGTGACGCATATTATCGAGTGTCCATTTCATTTTGAGCAATCAGAAGAGATAGCTAGAAAATTTCTGTCAGAGCACAAAGGAATTGATGGGGTTTTTGCAAGTAGCGATGTCTCGGCGGCAGGTGTGTTGAAAGCAGCACATTCACTAGGAATTATCGTACCTGATGAGTTGCAAATTGTCGGGTTTGACGGTATAGCACTTGGCGGTATGTTATCACCTGGGCTAACAACAGTAGCGCAAGATATATATAAGCTAGGGGCACTCGTTACACGAATGCTAATTAAGTTAATTGAAGAAATAGAGCTCGAAGAAAAAGAAATTCAAGTTCCGGTTAAACTGATTATTCGAGGGACAACGAGGAGTGAACAATGA
- a CDS encoding polysaccharide pyruvyl transferase family protein codes for MKIGIVGNYGNDNNGDEAILFSIIKQVTSTFKIDSNDLTVFSNNPKQTAERYGVTSFPLYYKNGNAVKTFFKTYQNNKRIVKTFDLLIIGGGGILMDLYKREAPLFGSYAMMAKNSKTPYVVYGCGAGPLSSGIGKWFIRYMAKHAESISVRDPESVELLKSIGVKEHVLTIGDPAFSLRQTGVEKSTVPTKIGITAVPYYNAGYWPEGNPAIYNDYIEGMAKNLDNLAELDNVELTFFATKFPQDADVTKDIQKKMTHKDKTTIIDDNLLPTMILDVTAQQDIIIGTRLHSLILATCTETPVMAISYHHKVNDFMKLADLEKYAFPIGDINKQQTLFLDAFNDMKENWPATVESTKKLSQDLYDESMKGTEQFIKAIKKK; via the coding sequence ATGAAAATAGGTATTGTAGGCAATTATGGCAACGATAATAACGGGGACGAAGCGATCTTATTCAGCATTATTAAACAAGTGACGTCAACGTTCAAGATAGACAGTAATGATTTAACGGTATTTAGTAATAATCCTAAACAAACAGCAGAACGGTATGGAGTGACTAGTTTTCCACTGTATTATAAAAATGGCAACGCAGTAAAGACATTTTTTAAAACGTACCAAAATAATAAGAGAATCGTAAAGACGTTTGATTTGCTGATTATTGGTGGCGGCGGAATCTTAATGGATTTATATAAAAGGGAAGCGCCATTATTTGGGTCATATGCAATGATGGCTAAAAATTCGAAGACGCCTTATGTTGTTTACGGATGCGGCGCGGGTCCGCTAAGCAGCGGTATAGGAAAATGGTTCATTCGCTATATGGCTAAACATGCAGAAAGTATCTCGGTACGCGATCCCGAATCTGTTGAACTGTTGAAGTCAATCGGCGTGAAAGAACACGTTCTGACTATCGGCGATCCAGCGTTTTCCTTGCGTCAAACGGGTGTTGAGAAATCGACAGTTCCGACGAAAATCGGTATCACAGCTGTTCCTTATTACAATGCAGGCTATTGGCCTGAAGGTAATCCTGCCATCTATAACGATTATATAGAAGGCATGGCAAAGAATCTGGACAATCTAGCTGAACTAGACAATGTTGAGCTGACATTTTTCGCGACAAAATTCCCACAAGATGCAGATGTTACAAAAGATATTCAGAAGAAAATGACACATAAAGATAAGACGACAATCATCGATGATAATCTACTACCAACTATGATCCTTGATGTGACAGCACAGCAAGACATTATTATTGGGACGAGACTCCATTCCTTGATTTTGGCAACATGTACTGAAACACCTGTCATGGCAATTTCTTATCATCATAAAGTGAATGATTTCATGAAACTTGCTGACCTGGAAAAGTATGCATTTCCAATCGGAGACATCAACAAACAACAAACATTATTCCTGGATGCATTCAACGACATGAAAGAAAACTGGCCTGCAACGGTTGAAAGTACGAAGAAACTCTCTCAAGATTTGTATGATGAATCGATGAAAGGAACAGAGCAGTTTATAAAGGCAATAAAGAAAAAGTAA